The nucleotide sequence CAGCCGCGAACAGGGGGGCGAGGGCATCCGCCTCATCGGCGGCAACTGCCCCGGCCTCGTCACGAGCGGCGAGTGCAAGGTCGGCATCATGCCCAACCGCATCTACCAGCAGAAGGGGAGGGTCGGCCTGATCTCCCGCTCGGGCACCCTGACCTACGAGGCCGCCAAGCTCCTCGGCGACGCGGGCCTGGGCACCTCGACCACCGTGGGCATCGGCGGCGACCCGGTGATCGGCACGACCTTCGCGGACGTGCTCCCCATGTTCGAGGCCGACCCCGAGACCGACGCCATCGTGGTGATCGGCGAGATCGGCGGGGCCGACGAGGAAGCCGCCGCCGAGTACATCGCGCAGAGCATGAACAAGCCCGTCGTCGCCTTTATCTCGGGCCGCTCGGCCCCGAAGGGCAAGCGCATGGGCCACGCGGGCGCCATCATCATGGGCGACGTGGGCACCCCCGAGAGCAAGCTCGCCGCCTTCGCCGCCGCGAACGTGCCCGTGGCCGACACGATGCCCGAGATCGTGGACCTCGTGAAGCGGGCGCTGAACGTCACCGCATAACACCCGAGCAGGGGGGAGGGGCCGGAGCCGGGTGCTTTCGGCCCCTTCCTCTTTGTCCCCCCTCCACCCCCAACGAATCGTCATCCCCGGTCACACGTCCGTCAGGCCCGCGCGTAGACTGGGGGCATGAACGCGCGCCTGTCGGCTCTCCTTCCCCTCGCGGCGGCCCTCCTCGCCTCGTCGGCGGGCGCCCTCACGGTGACGGGGCGGGTGGCGGGCAGCGTCTCGCCGGACACGCGGGTGGGGGCGTGGGCGGTCAGCGCCTCCGGCCAGCCCGTGCAGGAACTCGCCAGCGTGGCGGTGACGGATGGCCGCTTCCGCCTCGGCGTCCCCGACGCCGCGCCGCCCGCCCGCGCCCAGACGGCCCTCAATGCCCAGAACGTCGCGTGGCCCGGCGTGCTCGATCCGGTGAGCGTCTCGGCCCCCGCCCAGGCCGCTGAACTCAAGTTCTTCACCTACCGCGACGTGAACCGCAGCGGCGGGCGCGACGAGGGCGAGACGCTGAATGAGGCGACGGCGACCACCGCGAGGGGCAACCTCTTCGTCGTGTGGGTGAGCGCCGACGTGACGGTGAAAGCCAACCGGGGCTACGAGGCCGCTCTCAAGCGCGGCTGGAACGCCCTGCTCGTCGAGGTGGCCCGCGCCGTGCGGGTCTCGCCCTTCGCGGACGGGGCAGTGGACGTTACCCTCAACGCGGGACGTTAGGGCCGACCATAGAAATGCCCGCTGTGAATCGCGGATTGGGTAAAAAAGCGTTTTTGTCGTCTGGCAGAAGGGCGAGCGAGCCTCGCCGCCCCTCTCGCCGGCCCTCTCCCGCAAGGGGAGAGGGAGAAAAAACGCGCCCGGTACGCCTATTTTCCAGAACACATCAGGCG is from Deinococcus sp. YIM 134068 and encodes:
- the sucD gene encoding succinate--CoA ligase subunit alpha encodes the protein MGILVNSSSRVIVQGITGREGANHARAMREFGTAVVAGVTPGKGGQDFEGWPVYNSVAEARAAHEANVSIIFVPPAGAADAVLEAAHAGIPLIVLITEGVPTVDMMRAVQEVKALDAISREQGGEGIRLIGGNCPGLVTSGECKVGIMPNRIYQQKGRVGLISRSGTLTYEAAKLLGDAGLGTSTTVGIGGDPVIGTTFADVLPMFEADPETDAIVVIGEIGGADEEAAAEYIAQSMNKPVVAFISGRSAPKGKRMGHAGAIIMGDVGTPESKLAAFAAANVPVADTMPEIVDLVKRALNVTA